A single genomic interval of Mycolicibacterium holsaticum DSM 44478 = JCM 12374 harbors:
- a CDS encoding YqgE/AlgH family protein, with protein MAQSEEPEDRKEGVAPAAHRVRAGTLLLANTDLLEPTFRRSVIYIVEHNDGGTLGVVLNRPSETAVYNVLPQWAKLATKPKTMFIGGPVKRDAALCLATMRVGVDADGLPGLRHVQGRMAMVDLDADPDSVAPAVEGVRIFAGYSGWTIGQLEGEIERDDWIVLSALPSDVLVEPRVDLWARVLRRQPLPLSLLATHPIDISRN; from the coding sequence GTGGCGCAGTCGGAGGAGCCCGAGGACCGTAAAGAGGGAGTCGCCCCCGCGGCGCACCGGGTGCGGGCCGGAACTCTGCTGCTGGCCAACACCGACCTGCTGGAGCCGACGTTTCGGCGCAGCGTCATCTACATCGTCGAGCACAACGACGGCGGCACCCTCGGGGTGGTGCTGAACCGGCCGAGTGAAACCGCGGTGTACAACGTGCTGCCGCAGTGGGCGAAGCTGGCCACCAAGCCCAAGACGATGTTCATCGGCGGACCGGTCAAACGCGATGCGGCGTTGTGTCTGGCGACCATGCGCGTCGGCGTCGACGCCGACGGGCTGCCCGGTTTGCGGCACGTGCAGGGCCGGATGGCGATGGTCGACCTCGACGCCGATCCGGACTCGGTTGCTCCGGCCGTCGAGGGCGTGCGGATCTTCGCTGGCTACTCGGGGTGGACCATCGGTCAGCTGGAGGGTGAGATCGAACGCGACGACTGGATTGTGCTGTCCGCGTTGCCCTCTGACGTGTTGGTCGAACCACGCGTCGACCTGTGGGCGCGGGTGCTGCGCCGTCAGCCCCTGCCGCTGTCGCTCTTGGCCACCCACCCGATCGACATCAGCCGCAACTAG
- a CDS encoding LpqN/LpqT family lipoprotein, whose amino-acid sequence MIEIARRWRVLASGAAVAAAGVVSFAGTTASAEPVVPQPPVPAPATVTQTVTVTPNAAPQAVGQPGVSSATGLAQAGIASPGAEAAPAAVPVAQAGAPVAQPGAPAAQPAAPVAPVVAPPAVTITPAASGTLREFFESKGVRLEPQNSQDFKALTIVLPMPRGWSNVPDPNVPDAFAVIADRVGGNGLYTSNAQVVVYKLVGEFDPIEAISHGFVDSQQLPAWRSTDASFDSFGGMPSALIEGTYRQNSMTLNTSRRHVIATVGPDNYLVSLAVTTSVDQVIPAADATDAIVRGFRVSVPAPAAPPAPAPDAAPGVTPPPATTALPSGPAAAVPASQALANTASS is encoded by the coding sequence ATGATCGAGATCGCCCGCCGCTGGCGGGTTCTGGCTTCAGGAGCCGCCGTCGCAGCGGCTGGTGTGGTGAGCTTCGCGGGCACCACCGCCTCGGCCGAACCGGTGGTTCCGCAACCCCCGGTGCCGGCACCGGCCACGGTGACGCAGACCGTCACGGTGACGCCGAACGCCGCACCGCAAGCCGTCGGTCAGCCCGGTGTGAGCTCGGCCACTGGCCTCGCGCAGGCCGGTATCGCATCACCCGGCGCCGAAGCCGCGCCCGCCGCCGTCCCCGTCGCGCAGGCCGGTGCTCCCGTCGCGCAGCCCGGTGCTCCCGCCGCGCAGCCCGCCGCACCGGTCGCACCCGTCGTGGCACCGCCTGCCGTCACGATCACCCCGGCGGCCTCGGGCACCCTGCGGGAGTTCTTCGAGTCCAAGGGCGTCCGGCTCGAACCGCAGAACAGCCAGGACTTCAAGGCGCTCACCATCGTGTTGCCGATGCCGCGCGGTTGGTCCAACGTTCCCGACCCCAACGTGCCCGACGCGTTCGCGGTGATCGCCGACCGGGTCGGCGGCAACGGCCTGTACACGTCCAACGCCCAGGTGGTCGTCTACAAGCTGGTCGGCGAATTCGACCCGATCGAGGCCATCAGCCACGGCTTCGTCGACAGCCAGCAACTCCCGGCATGGCGATCCACCGACGCGTCGTTCGACAGCTTCGGCGGGATGCCGTCGGCGCTGATCGAGGGCACCTACCGGCAGAACTCGATGACGTTGAACACCTCGCGCCGCCACGTCATCGCCACCGTCGGACCCGACAACTACCTGGTCTCGCTGGCGGTGACCACCAGCGTGGACCAAGTCATCCCCGCCGCCGACGCCACCGACGCGATCGTGCGCGGCTTCCGGGTGAGCGTCCCGGCCCCCGCCGCTCCCCCAGCGCCTGCGCCGGACGCGGCGCCCGGCGTGACGCCCCCACCTGCCACGACCGCCCTTCCCAGCGGGCCCGCCGCGGCAGTCCCGGCGTCGCAGGCACTTGCGAACACGGCGTCCAGCTAG
- the leuS gene encoding leucine--tRNA ligase, with protein sequence MQHRYTAELAGKIEHAWQQRWAEAGTFHVPNPVGSLAPTDGATVPEDKMFVQDMFPYPSGEGLHVGHPLGYIATDVYARYCRMTGRNVLHALGFDAFGLPAEQYAIQTGTHPRERTEANIVNFRRQLGRLGFGHDPRRSFSTTDVDYYKWTQWIFLQIYNAWFDPTTGKARPIAELVSEFDSGARTLDDGRVWSQLSAGDRADVVDSHRLVYRADSLVNWCPGLGTVLANEEVTSDGRSERGNFPVFRKRLRQWMMRITAYSDRLLDDLDLLDWPEKVKAMQRNWIGRSTGASVYFSTDAGDIEVFTTRPDTLFGATYMVLAPEHGLVDTLAASQWPADVDERWTFGAANPREAVAAYRSAIAAKSDLERQENKTKTGVFLGAYATNPANGQRIPVFIADYVLIGYGTGAIMAVPGGDQRDWDFATEFGLPIVETVAGGDISQGPNTGDGEVVNSDYLNGLSVGAAKEAMTRRLEVEGRGRARVEYKLRDWLFARQRYWGEPFPIVYDADGRAHPLPESMLPVELPDVPDYSPVLFDPDDANTEPSPPLGKATDWVHVELDLGDGCKPYTRDTNVMPQWAGSSWYELRYTDPDNAEAMCDKENEAYWMGPRPAEHGPHDPGGVDLYVGGVEHAVLHLLYARFWHKVLYDLGHISSREPYRRLVNQGYIQAYAYTDSRGTYVPAAEVVEREGKFFWRPSDDAYGSAPDPDGEIEVFQEFGKIGKSLKNSVSPDEICDNYGADTLRVYEMSMGPIEASRPWATKDVVGAHRFLQRVWRLVVDEQSGRVQVAEHEALDTDTLRLLHRTVAGVTDDYTNLRNNTAAAKLIEYTNHLTKQGVTARAAVEPLVLMLAPLAPHLAEELWHRMGHDTPLAHGPFPVADPQYLVEDTVEYPVQVNGKVRGHITVGADADADTMEAAALADEKVQAFLNGATPKKVIVVAGRLVNIVV encoded by the coding sequence CTGCAGCACCGCTACACCGCGGAGCTGGCCGGGAAGATCGAGCACGCCTGGCAGCAGAGGTGGGCCGAGGCAGGCACGTTTCACGTACCGAACCCGGTCGGTTCGCTGGCACCCACCGACGGCGCCACGGTGCCCGAGGACAAGATGTTCGTGCAGGACATGTTCCCCTACCCGTCCGGTGAAGGCCTGCACGTCGGGCATCCGCTCGGCTACATCGCCACCGATGTCTACGCCCGCTACTGCCGGATGACCGGCCGTAATGTCCTGCACGCATTGGGCTTTGATGCATTCGGGTTGCCGGCCGAGCAGTATGCGATCCAGACCGGCACGCATCCACGCGAGCGAACCGAAGCCAACATCGTCAACTTCCGCCGTCAGCTCGGCAGGCTGGGCTTCGGCCACGACCCGCGGCGCAGCTTCTCCACCACCGACGTCGACTACTACAAGTGGACCCAGTGGATTTTCCTGCAGATCTACAACGCCTGGTTCGACCCGACCACCGGCAAGGCACGGCCGATCGCCGAACTGGTCTCCGAATTCGATTCCGGGGCAAGGACCCTCGATGACGGACGGGTGTGGTCGCAGCTGAGCGCCGGTGACCGCGCTGACGTGGTGGACTCTCACCGGCTGGTGTATCGCGCCGACTCGCTGGTCAACTGGTGCCCGGGCCTGGGCACCGTGCTGGCCAACGAAGAGGTCACCTCCGACGGGCGCAGCGAACGCGGCAACTTCCCGGTGTTCCGGAAGCGGTTGCGGCAGTGGATGATGCGGATCACCGCATACTCCGACCGGTTGCTCGACGACCTGGATCTGCTGGACTGGCCGGAGAAGGTCAAGGCCATGCAGCGAAATTGGATCGGGCGGTCCACCGGTGCGTCGGTGTATTTCAGCACCGACGCAGGCGATATCGAGGTGTTCACCACCCGCCCGGACACGCTGTTCGGCGCGACGTACATGGTGCTGGCGCCCGAGCACGGGCTGGTCGACACGTTGGCGGCCTCGCAGTGGCCGGCCGACGTGGACGAGCGCTGGACCTTCGGCGCCGCCAACCCACGCGAGGCCGTCGCCGCCTACCGGTCGGCCATCGCGGCGAAGTCAGACCTCGAGCGCCAGGAGAACAAGACCAAGACGGGCGTGTTCCTCGGCGCGTACGCCACCAACCCGGCCAACGGCCAACGGATTCCGGTGTTCATCGCCGACTATGTGCTGATCGGCTACGGCACCGGTGCGATCATGGCCGTGCCCGGCGGAGACCAGCGCGACTGGGACTTCGCCACCGAGTTCGGCCTGCCGATCGTGGAAACCGTTGCTGGCGGCGATATTTCGCAGGGCCCGAACACCGGTGACGGCGAGGTGGTCAACTCCGACTACCTCAACGGGCTCAGCGTCGGCGCGGCGAAGGAGGCGATGACCCGGCGGCTGGAGGTAGAAGGCCGCGGCCGTGCGCGCGTCGAGTACAAACTGCGGGACTGGCTGTTCGCGCGCCAACGGTATTGGGGTGAACCGTTCCCGATCGTGTACGACGCCGACGGTCGTGCGCACCCGCTACCGGAATCGATGCTGCCGGTGGAACTGCCGGACGTCCCGGACTATTCGCCGGTGTTGTTCGACCCCGACGACGCGAACACCGAACCGTCCCCGCCGCTGGGCAAGGCGACCGACTGGGTGCACGTCGAACTGGATCTGGGTGACGGGTGCAAGCCCTACACCCGGGACACCAACGTCATGCCGCAGTGGGCGGGCAGTTCTTGGTACGAGCTGCGCTACACCGACCCGGACAACGCAGAAGCGATGTGCGACAAGGAAAACGAGGCTTACTGGATGGGTCCGCGGCCGGCCGAGCACGGTCCGCATGATCCGGGCGGGGTGGACCTGTACGTCGGCGGTGTGGAGCACGCGGTGCTGCACCTGCTGTACGCGCGGTTCTGGCACAAGGTGCTCTACGACCTCGGCCACATCAGCTCGCGCGAGCCGTACCGGCGGCTGGTTAACCAGGGCTACATCCAGGCCTACGCCTACACCGACTCCCGCGGCACCTACGTGCCGGCCGCCGAAGTCGTCGAACGCGAAGGGAAGTTCTTCTGGCGTCCGTCCGATGACGCCTACGGGTCGGCTCCGGATCCCGACGGTGAGATCGAGGTGTTCCAGGAGTTCGGCAAGATCGGCAAGAGCCTGAAGAACTCGGTGTCGCCCGACGAGATCTGCGACAACTACGGCGCCGACACATTGCGCGTCTACGAGATGTCGATGGGACCGATCGAGGCGTCGCGACCGTGGGCCACCAAGGACGTCGTCGGCGCGCACCGGTTCCTGCAGAGGGTGTGGCGGCTTGTCGTCGACGAGCAGAGCGGCCGCGTGCAGGTCGCCGAGCACGAGGCGCTGGACACCGACACCCTGCGGTTGTTGCACCGCACCGTGGCCGGGGTCACCGACGACTACACGAACCTGCGCAACAACACCGCGGCGGCCAAGCTGATCGAGTACACCAACCACCTGACCAAACAGGGTGTGACGGCCAGGGCGGCGGTGGAACCGCTGGTGCTGATGCTCGCGCCGTTGGCGCCGCACCTGGCCGAGGAACTGTGGCACCGGATGGGTCACGACACCCCGCTTGCGCACGGACCGTTCCCGGTTGCCGACCCGCAGTACCTCGTCGAGGACACCGTGGAGTATCCGGTGCAGGTCAACGGGAAGGTTCGCGGGCACATCACGGTCGGCGCCGACGCCGACGCTGACACGATGGAGGCCGCAGCGCTGGCCGATGAGAAGGTGCAGGCGTTCCTCAACGGCGCCACGCCGAAAAAGGTGATCGTGGTGGCCGGCCGCCTGGTCAACATCGTCGTGTGA
- a CDS encoding SDR family oxidoreductase, whose product MPTALITGASRGLGTAVAAALAPTHSLVLAGRPGARLDAVAARFGATTVAVDLADADAIAGAVASIDELDVLIHNAGVAYPGRVAESTIDEWRTTMEINVIGAVALTLALLPALRAVGGHVVFVNSGSGIDASPGLASYSGSKFALRSFADSLRNDEPSLRVTSVHPGRIATEMQEGLVAYEGGQYDPSRFLSPETVAGVIADVVASPPDAHIHEVIVRPR is encoded by the coding sequence ATGCCGACCGCACTCATCACGGGGGCGTCGCGGGGCCTGGGTACGGCGGTCGCGGCCGCGTTGGCGCCCACGCATTCGCTGGTTCTCGCGGGCCGACCGGGGGCGCGGCTGGACGCCGTCGCCGCCCGGTTCGGCGCCACGACGGTGGCCGTCGACCTGGCCGACGCCGACGCGATCGCCGGGGCCGTCGCGTCCATCGACGAACTGGACGTGTTGATCCACAACGCCGGTGTGGCCTATCCCGGGCGGGTCGCGGAGTCGACGATCGACGAGTGGCGAACCACCATGGAGATCAACGTCATTGGCGCGGTGGCGTTGACGCTGGCGCTGCTGCCCGCGCTGCGGGCGGTTGGCGGACACGTGGTTTTCGTCAACTCGGGCTCGGGCATCGACGCCTCGCCCGGGCTGGCGTCGTATTCGGGAAGCAAGTTCGCGCTGCGGTCGTTCGCCGATTCGTTGCGCAACGACGAACCGTCGCTGCGGGTGACGTCGGTGCATCCCGGCCGGATCGCCACCGAGATGCAGGAGGGCCTGGTCGCCTACGAAGGCGGGCAGTACGACCCGTCACGGTTCTTGTCGCCGGAGACCGTCGCGGGCGTGATCGCCGACGTGGTGGCGTCGCCGCCGGACGCGCACATCCACGAGGTGATCGTCCGCCCCCGGTGA